From one Anopheles bellator chromosome 1, idAnoBellAS_SP24_06.2, whole genome shotgun sequence genomic stretch:
- the LOC131216322 gene encoding spore coat protein SP96-like, producing MKASLLFFAAFAIAVAAVAGNPQFPNIVGRRPRPPPGPPQQSSDSSGSNSSENDNDASGDSADIETAGTGNLENIALHVFGRHRPGPGRWWNVPGGPPVHPWHPRPPFGGQGKPWWWPRPPFGRRTTTTVAPTTSTSASESSTAEATTTTGDATTTTAASTTTESTTTEAATTTEAATTTEATTTEAATTTEASESTTTG from the coding sequence ATGAAAGCTTCACTACTATTCTTTGCAGCATTTGCTATTGCCGTAGCTGCAGTAGCTGGCAATCCTCAGTTCCCAAACATCGTGGGTCGTCGGCCTAGGCCTCCACCAGGACCACCGCAGCAGAGTAGTGACTCTAGTGGCAGTAACTCGTCCGAAAACGACAACGACGCATCAGGTGATTCCGCCGATATTGAAACGGCCGGTACCGGCAACCTAGAGAATATCGCCTTGCACGTCTTCGGACGCCATCGGCCAGGACCGGGCCGCTGGTGGAACGTTCCCGGGGGCCCGCCTGTACATCCATGGCATCCTCGACCACCGTTCGGCGGTCAAGGCAAgccctggtggtggccacgtcCACCATTCGGACGTCGCACAACGACAACCGTTGCACCTACTACATCCACTTCCGCGTCCGAGTCCTCGACAGCTGAGGCTACTACAACTACTGGAGATGCTACCACAACGACTGCTGCATCTACGACAACGGAATCTACAACAACCGAGGCTGCCACAACTACGGAGGCTGCCACAACAACTGAGGCTACGACAACGGAAGCTGCAACTACCACGGAGGCTTCCGAATCAACCACGACCGGATAA
- the LOC131216817 gene encoding uncharacterized protein LOC131216817, with amino-acid sequence MNYFLLLTTVLCIAIALALPTPQEVIANVVITYQNGTRREFNYTSQANGTRQLPDIFGILSNFTQPFNFTPPKPPTIPRIFPFPQIPGLNFTLPQFGQGLSNPFNIFSG; translated from the coding sequence ATGAATTACTTTTTGTTGCTCACAACCGTTCTCTGCATTGCCATCGCGTTGGCCCTGCCTACTCCCCAGGAGGTCATTGCCAATGTGGTCATCACCTACCAAAATGGAACAAGACGAGAGTTTAACTACACCTCCCAGGCGAACGGCACCCGCCAGCTGCCGGACATTTTCGGCATCTTGTCCAACTTTACGCAGCCGTTCAACTTTACACCTCCAAAGCCACCAACCATTCCCCGGatctttccgtttccgcagATTCCGGGCCTCAACTTTACCCTTCCACAGTTTGGCCAAGGCTTGAGCAATCCGTTCAACATTTTCTCCGGATAG